The following are encoded together in the Bradymonas sediminis genome:
- a CDS encoding TIGR00266 family protein: protein MHHEVTHKPGFAMLRVELEPGEKLVSEPGAMVAMSRSIDLSAKMSADDTTGFFAKLVMFWFALVKKFIGGESVMFSHYDARQKGAVWISPTYMGDIHHRRLSGETLYLAKGAYLASTGSVEISVKFGGFKAFIMPWTSSFKLVATGNGDLYFNSYGGIQAIEVNGSYVVDDGHIVAYEGSLTRKTRSVGGGVTGLLASGEGLVKEFQGQGTVYIQTRNRSALAGWLTPMLPG from the coding sequence ATGCACCACGAAGTCACGCATAAACCCGGTTTTGCGATGCTCCGCGTCGAGCTTGAGCCCGGCGAGAAGTTGGTATCCGAGCCGGGTGCCATGGTCGCCATGTCGCGTAGTATTGACCTCAGCGCCAAAATGAGCGCGGACGATACCACGGGCTTTTTCGCCAAATTGGTGATGTTCTGGTTTGCGCTGGTCAAAAAGTTCATCGGCGGCGAGTCGGTCATGTTTAGTCACTACGACGCCCGCCAAAAGGGAGCTGTCTGGATATCACCGACCTATATGGGTGACATCCACCACCGAAGGCTCAGCGGCGAGACACTATACCTGGCCAAAGGTGCCTATCTTGCGTCGACCGGGAGCGTTGAGATTAGCGTGAAATTCGGCGGGTTTAAGGCGTTTATCATGCCCTGGACTAGCTCGTTTAAGCTCGTCGCCACCGGAAACGGCGACCTGTATTTCAACAGCTACGGCGGCATTCAGGCGATTGAGGTCAACGGCTCGTATGTGGTCGACGACGGTCATATCGTCGCTTACGAGGGCTCGTTGACCCGCAAGACCCGCAGCGTCGGCGGTGGGGTGACCGGGCTATTGGCCTCCGGAGAAGGCCTCGTCAAGGAGTTTCAGGGCCAGGGCACCGTCTATATTCAGACGCGCAACCGCTCCGCGTTGGCTGGCTGGCTCACACCGATGTTGCCGGGCTAA